One segment of Triticum aestivum cultivar Chinese Spring chromosome 2A, IWGSC CS RefSeq v2.1, whole genome shotgun sequence DNA contains the following:
- the LOC123185161 gene encoding L-type lectin-domain containing receptor kinase SIT2-like: protein MGMFHLLLPILLFHGLHRVASGAAADDDRFVFSGFAGANLTLDGTATVTTDGLLQLTNGTVQLKGHAFFPAPFRLRGSRGGSGVRSFSASFAFGILTTYPNLSCHGIAFVVAPSSNFSGALAAQYMGLANIDNNGNASNRIFAAELDTMQNIEFDDIDNNHVGINIDGLRSVRSHTAGYYDDDDGENGTFHGMSLISGDVMRAWVDYDGEAARIDVTIAPLERPRPARPLVSATYNLSDVLTEPAYIGFSSATGPIDSRHYILGWSFGVDAPAPAIDITKLPKLPRLGPKPRSRVPEIVVPIAIAAFLLALGVAAALVVRKRLRYTELREDWETEFGPHRFSYKDLFHATDGFDDKRLLGAGGFGSVYKGMLRTSKLEVAVKRVSHESRQGIKEFVAEVASIGHIRHRNLVRLLGYCRRKGELLLVYDYMPNGSLDKYLHCYDGGDKHEPILNWAHRFQIIKGVASGLLYLHDKWDKVVIHRDVKASNILLDKEMNGRLGDFGLSRLYDHGTDPQTTHMVGTMGYMAPELVRTGKASPLTDVFAFGTFLLEVTCGQRPIREDDAQGDSILLVDWVLEHWHGGTLLETMDPTLQNDYNVDEACLVLKLGLLCSHPHANARPRMQQVMEYLDGDTPVPELASTHLSFGVLALMKNNGFDPHVLAYPPSSVLSIGTISDLSGGR from the coding sequence ATGGGGATGTTTCACTTGCTGCTGCCGATCCTTCTCTTCCATGGCCTCCATCGCGTGGCCTCGGGTGCCGCCGCTGATGACGACCGCTTCGTCTTCTCCGGCTTCGCCGGCGCCAACCTCACCCTGGACGGCACGGCCACGGTCACGACGGACGGCCTCCTCCAGCTGACCAACGGCACGGTGCAGCTCAAAGGCCACGCGTTCTTCCCGGCCCCGTTCCGCCTGCGCGGGTCGCGCGGCGGCAGCGGGGTGCGGTCCTTCTCGGCCTCCTTCGCGTTCGGCATCCTCACCACCTACCCCAACCTCAGCTGCCACGGCATCGCCTTCGTCGTCGCGCCCAGCAGCAACTTCTCCGGCGCGCTCGCCGCGCAGTACATGGGCCTCGCCAACATCGACAACAACGGCAACGCCAGCAACCGCATCTTCGCCGCCGAGCTCGACACCATGCAGAACATCGAGTTCGACGACATTGACAACAACCACGTCGGCATCAACATCGACGGCCTCCGCTCGGTGCGGTCGCACACCGCGGGCTActacgacgacgacgatggcgagaACGGCACCTTCCATGGCATGAGCCTCATCAGCGGCGACGTGATGCGGGCGTGGGTGGACTACGACGGAGAGGCCGCGCGGATCGACGTCACCATTGCCCCCTTGGAGAGGCCCAGGCCGGCAAGGCCACTCGTCTCTGCAACCTACAACCTCTCGGACGTGCTAACGGAGCCGGCGTACATCGGCTTCTCCTCCGCGACCGGCCCGATCGACTCTCGCCACTACATTCTTGGTTGGAGCTTCGGCGTGGACGCGCCTGCTCCGGCCATCGACATCACCAAGCTGCCAAAGCTGCCTCGTCTTGGCCCCAAGCCACGATCCAGGGTCCCGGAAATCGTTGTGCCAATTGCTATTGCAGCATTTCTCCTGGCTCTCGGCGTGGCTGCGGCCCTCGTCGTGCGGAAGAGGCTGAGGTACACCGAGCTACGGGAAGACTGGGAGACGGAGTTCGGGCCGCACCGGTTCTCGTACAAGGATCTGTTCCATGCCACCGACGGGTTCGACGACAAGCGCCTACTCGGCGCGGGAGGGTTCGGCAGCGTGTACAAAGGGATGCTTCGGACATCTAAGCTGGAAGTGGCTGTGAAGAGAGTGTCCCACGAATCGAGGCAGGGCATCAAGGAGTTCGTCGCCGAGGTTGCCAGCATCGGCCACATCCGGCACCGCAACCTCGTGCGGTTACTCGGTTATTGCCGGAGGAAAGGCGAGCTTCTTTTGGTGTATGACTACATGCCCAATGGCAGTCTTGACAAATATCTGCACTGCTATGACGGCGGGGACAAGCACGAGCCAATACTGAATTGGGCTCACAGGTTTCAGATCATCAAAGGCGTTGCATCTGGATTGCTCTACCTCCACGACAAGTGGGACAAAGTTGTCATTCACCGGGACGTCAAAGCAAGCAACATACTCCTCGACAAGGAAATGAACGGGCGGCTAGGTGACTTTGGCCTGTCGAGGCTATACGACCATGGCACCGACCCCCAAACCACGCATATGGTTGGCACCATGGGGTACATGGCCCCGGAGCTTGTGCGCACGGGCAAGGCGTCACCTCTCACAGATGTGTTTGCCTTCGGCACGTTCCTCCTCGAGGTTACATGCGGACAAAGGCCTATCAGGGAAGACGACGCACAAGGCGATAGTATTCTGTTGGTCGACTGGGTGCTCGAGCATTGGCATGGCGGGACACTCCTGGAGACGATGGACCCAACACTGCAAAATGACTACAATGTCGACGAGGCGTGCCTTGTGCTCAAGCTTGGGCTGCTGTGCTCACACCCACACGCCAATGCAAGGCCAAGAATGCAACAGGTCATGGAGTACCTTGACGGCGACACGCCGGTCCCGGAGTTGGCTTCAACGCATCTGAGCTTCGGTGTACTAGCCCTAATGAAAAACAATGGTTTTGACCCGCATGTACTGGCATATCCTCCATCTTCAGTGCTCAGCATCGGCACTATATCTGATCTATCCGGAGGAAGATGA